A single Cnuibacter physcomitrellae DNA region contains:
- a CDS encoding VOC family protein, protein MSGFHHVEVWVADLAEARAQWGWLLRELGFDRADEWAGGESWAAGGAYLTLTTSPNLTGTTHDRRSPGVNHLAFKAGSRDRVDAVMAEAEQHGWRPLYHDRYPHAGGPDHYAGWLENTAGFKAELVADPS, encoded by the coding sequence GTGTCGGGATTCCACCATGTCGAGGTCTGGGTCGCGGACCTCGCGGAGGCTCGAGCCCAGTGGGGCTGGCTGCTCCGTGAGCTCGGGTTCGATCGTGCGGACGAGTGGGCGGGCGGTGAGTCCTGGGCTGCCGGTGGGGCCTACCTGACCCTGACGACGTCGCCGAACCTCACGGGGACGACCCATGATCGGCGATCACCCGGCGTGAACCATCTCGCCTTCAAGGCGGGGTCCCGCGACCGCGTCGACGCCGTCATGGCCGAAGCCGAGCAGCACGGGTGGCGACCGCTCTACCACGACCGCTATCCGCACGCCGGCGGACCGGACCACTACGCGGGCTGGCTGGAGAACACCGCCGGGTTCAAGGCCGAGCTCGTCGCGGACCCGTCATAG
- a CDS encoding type 1 glutamine amidotransferase domain-containing protein: MTGALDGRRVAILAADGVERVELDQPRRALDDAGAETVLISLKEGSIAARDHDLDDAGSFDVDLTIADVEPGDFDALLLPGGTVNPDKLRMDAGAVAFVRDFVDSGRPVAAICHGPWTLAEADRVRGRRLTSWPSVRTDLRNAGAEVVDEVVVTDGTLTTSRSPDDLPAFCERIVQEFARTSA; this comes from the coding sequence ATGACCGGCGCACTGGACGGTCGCCGCGTGGCGATCCTGGCGGCAGACGGGGTGGAGCGGGTCGAGCTGGACCAGCCCCGGCGAGCGCTCGACGACGCCGGCGCGGAGACCGTGCTGATCTCCCTGAAGGAGGGGTCGATCGCCGCGCGCGATCACGACCTCGACGACGCGGGCAGCTTCGACGTCGACCTGACGATCGCGGATGTCGAGCCGGGCGACTTCGACGCCCTCCTCCTCCCCGGCGGCACCGTCAACCCCGACAAGCTCAGGATGGATGCCGGAGCCGTCGCCTTCGTCCGTGACTTCGTCGACTCCGGCCGTCCCGTGGCCGCCATCTGCCACGGCCCGTGGACCCTGGCCGAGGCGGACCGGGTCAGGGGTCGACGCCTGACCTCCTGGCCCAGCGTGCGCACCGACCTGCGCAACGCAGGCGCGGAGGTCGTCGACGAGGTCGTCGTCACCGACGGCACCCTCACGACGAGCCGGTCACCGGACGACCTCCCCGCGTTCTGCGAGCGCATCGTCCAGGAGTTCGCCCGGACGTCCGCCTGA
- a CDS encoding zinc-dependent alcohol dehydrogenase, translating into MKALCWTGVNELAVENVDDPEILNAQDIIVKVILTTSCGSDLHLLGGYVPTMRAGDVLGHEFIGEVVEVGSAVTKHSIGDRVVVCSFISCGKCWYCKNELYSLCDNGNPNAGIPEMLWGQAPGGCYGYSHALGGWAGSHAEYIRVPFADQGAFSVPEGVSDERALFASDAAPTGWMGADLGGVKPGDTVAVWGAGGVGQMAARASLLLGAERVIVIDRFQERLAQVESVIGAETMNYETSEVLPELRELTGGRGPDVCIEAVGMEAHNDGIDFAYDQIKQQLRLQTDRPTAVREAIFAARKGGSLFVLGVFGGVVDKFPLGPIMNKGLTLRSAQQHGHRYIPMLLERMARDELTTEHLATHVMPLEEGPQGYAMFKEKTDGCVRAVFKP; encoded by the coding sequence GTGAAGGCTCTCTGTTGGACCGGGGTGAACGAGCTCGCGGTCGAGAACGTCGACGATCCGGAGATCCTGAACGCGCAGGACATCATCGTCAAGGTCATCCTCACCACCTCGTGCGGATCGGACCTGCATCTGCTGGGCGGGTACGTGCCGACCATGCGTGCCGGTGACGTGCTGGGTCACGAGTTCATCGGCGAGGTCGTCGAGGTGGGCTCCGCGGTGACCAAGCACAGCATCGGCGACAGGGTCGTGGTGTGCTCGTTCATCAGCTGCGGCAAGTGCTGGTACTGCAAGAACGAGCTGTACTCACTCTGCGACAACGGCAACCCGAACGCCGGCATCCCCGAGATGCTGTGGGGTCAGGCGCCGGGCGGATGCTACGGCTACTCCCACGCGCTGGGCGGTTGGGCGGGCAGTCACGCGGAGTACATCAGGGTGCCGTTTGCCGATCAGGGCGCCTTCTCCGTCCCGGAGGGCGTCTCCGACGAGCGGGCGCTGTTCGCCTCGGATGCGGCCCCCACGGGCTGGATGGGTGCGGATCTCGGCGGGGTCAAGCCCGGTGACACCGTCGCCGTCTGGGGCGCCGGCGGGGTCGGGCAGATGGCGGCTCGCGCCTCCCTCCTCCTCGGTGCCGAGCGGGTCATCGTCATCGACCGCTTTCAGGAGCGGCTGGCGCAGGTGGAGAGCGTCATCGGCGCCGAGACCATGAACTACGAGACCAGCGAGGTCCTGCCCGAGCTGAGGGAGCTCACCGGTGGGCGTGGGCCCGACGTGTGCATCGAGGCCGTCGGCATGGAGGCGCACAACGACGGGATCGACTTCGCCTACGACCAGATCAAGCAACAGCTGCGACTCCAGACCGACCGGCCCACCGCGGTGCGCGAGGCGATCTTCGCGGCCCGCAAGGGCGGCAGCCTATTCGTGCTGGGCGTCTTCGGCGGCGTCGTCGACAAGTTCCCCCTGGGTCCGATCATGAACAAGGGCCTCACGCTCCGCTCGGCTCAACAGCACGGTCACCGGTACATCCCGATGCTGCTGGAGCGGATGGCACGAGACGAGCTCACCACCGAGCACCTCGCGACCCACGTGATGCCGCTCGAGGAGGGGCCGCAGGGGTACGCGATGTTCAAGGAGAAGACCGACGGCTGCGTCCGTGCCGTCTTCAAGCCGTAG
- a CDS encoding TetR/AcrR family transcriptional regulator yields the protein MTPRSSVLSTADARKPLVADVAVREFARGGFHGTTIADVAREAKISPAYVFKLFPSKERLFVAALERCFEQVVAALAIGADAAADPDADSVLFEMGAAYADLIKDRTLLMLQVHAQSVAEIPEIGEALRAGLAKVTMFAKDRSGGSDDAVQRFIAYGQLCHLIVTAHLEDVPESWATILSHGIRHPD from the coding sequence ATGACACCTCGAAGCTCGGTCCTCTCGACGGCGGACGCGCGGAAGCCCCTCGTGGCGGACGTGGCGGTGCGCGAATTCGCTCGCGGCGGGTTCCACGGCACGACCATCGCCGACGTGGCTCGAGAGGCGAAGATCTCGCCGGCGTACGTCTTCAAGCTGTTCCCCAGCAAGGAACGTCTCTTCGTGGCTGCTCTCGAGAGATGCTTCGAGCAGGTCGTGGCCGCGCTGGCCATCGGAGCCGACGCGGCGGCCGACCCGGATGCGGACTCGGTCCTGTTCGAGATGGGGGCGGCCTATGCCGACCTGATCAAGGACCGCACCCTGCTCATGCTCCAGGTGCACGCGCAGTCCGTCGCCGAGATCCCCGAGATCGGGGAGGCTCTCCGTGCGGGCCTGGCGAAGGTGACGATGTTCGCCAAGGATCGGTCCGGCGGCAGTGACGATGCCGTGCAGCGCTTCATCGCCTACGGCCAGCTGTGCCACCTGATCGTCACGGCGCACCTCGAGGACGTCCCTGAGTCGTGGGCCACGATCCTCTCCCACGGCATCCGCCACCCCGACTGA